The following are from one region of the Alkalimarinus sediminis genome:
- a CDS encoding putative bifunctional diguanylate cyclase/phosphodiesterase: MTVMHAKNQRLSIKLLRWVILTALFAGGLLSIGQISLDAFRAMDVLKNQAAQILDVVKDPATQAVYSIDPELAKQVVEGLFQQREIRYAGIGHPDETLLAEKSRPLQEAPFRWLTDPIFGKEQQFSVQLIKHEPEPVYYGDLVITIDTVYKSELFIERSVVVFISGILRASILAAILFLVYHYLLTRPLSNIIQSLLRVNPSEPGRQSIPAPRNHENDELGVWVNTANDLLGEISDNQQKRRAAEARVLKLSQYDPLTGLPNRLMFRNHLQNTLDDAKHAGHKVAVLCCGIDDFKSINSQFNYTVGDQLLQAFAERLSNNDGSLQTASRLGGDQFSLIQYNIHNAYNVAELAEKLLKRLNEPFEIEDYSINLYTTIGITIFPDDGSNADDLLQKSEQTMTLAKTVSRNQFQFYVASVDSEMRERKSMEKDLSNALNNNEFHIVFQPQIDYQSKAIIGAEVLLRWVHPTRGFVPPDIFIPIAENNGSIVDIGNWVLDEACRQAAIWQQQGHFIKLAINLSAVQLKDSAIEAYIKSTLEKHHIEPRYLEVEITETGVMENLSNAVETLNKIKQYGVSTAIDDFGTGYSSLSYLKKLPIDKVKIDKQFVHDLLIDEDDTSIVNAVIQLSKSLHLSVIAEGVETKEQEAYLVSRGCDMGQGYFYSRPVAAEEFLSYLLEYTRNPPQIG, translated from the coding sequence ATGACAGTAATGCATGCAAAAAACCAGCGTTTATCTATAAAATTACTTCGCTGGGTGATATTAACAGCTCTATTTGCAGGTGGTTTGTTAAGTATTGGCCAAATATCGCTAGATGCCTTCAGAGCCATGGATGTGCTTAAAAATCAAGCCGCTCAAATACTAGATGTTGTAAAAGACCCTGCTACTCAAGCGGTTTACAGCATAGATCCCGAGCTTGCTAAGCAGGTAGTAGAAGGTTTATTTCAGCAGAGAGAGATACGTTATGCAGGCATCGGCCACCCCGATGAGACACTACTTGCTGAAAAATCTCGCCCCCTGCAAGAAGCACCTTTTCGTTGGCTCACTGACCCAATTTTCGGCAAAGAGCAGCAATTTAGCGTTCAATTAATTAAACATGAGCCAGAGCCAGTTTATTATGGTGACTTGGTTATCACCATCGATACCGTCTATAAATCTGAGCTGTTTATCGAACGTTCAGTCGTTGTATTTATTTCGGGCATACTCAGAGCTAGCATACTAGCCGCCATCTTATTTTTAGTTTATCACTACCTCTTGACTCGCCCGCTCTCCAATATTATTCAGTCACTGCTAAGGGTTAACCCATCAGAACCTGGCAGACAGAGCATTCCAGCCCCCAGAAACCATGAAAATGATGAGTTAGGGGTCTGGGTAAATACAGCCAACGACCTGCTTGGCGAGATATCTGACAACCAACAAAAACGACGAGCAGCGGAAGCACGAGTCCTTAAACTCTCACAATATGACCCACTAACAGGGCTTCCAAACCGCTTAATGTTTAGGAATCACCTTCAAAACACGCTTGATGATGCCAAACATGCCGGCCATAAAGTGGCGGTATTGTGCTGCGGTATAGACGACTTTAAATCGATCAACAGCCAATTTAACTACACAGTAGGCGATCAACTACTCCAAGCCTTCGCTGAGAGACTATCAAACAATGATGGTTCCCTGCAGACCGCGTCCAGGCTTGGTGGCGACCAGTTTTCACTCATTCAATACAATATTCATAATGCGTACAACGTAGCAGAACTAGCTGAGAAGCTGCTTAAACGGCTAAATGAACCCTTTGAAATTGAAGATTACAGCATTAACCTCTACACCACTATTGGCATTACTATCTTTCCCGATGATGGATCCAATGCAGATGACCTGCTGCAAAAATCAGAGCAGACGATGACACTGGCAAAAACTGTTAGCCGTAATCAATTTCAGTTCTATGTTGCTAGTGTTGATAGCGAAATGCGTGAAAGAAAGTCGATGGAAAAAGACCTTTCAAACGCACTCAACAATAATGAGTTTCATATCGTCTTTCAACCTCAAATAGACTACCAGAGTAAAGCCATTATTGGGGCTGAAGTGCTACTAAGATGGGTTCACCCTACTCGTGGGTTTGTGCCTCCCGATATATTTATTCCCATCGCTGAAAATAATGGTTCCATCGTTGATATTGGCAACTGGGTGCTCGATGAAGCATGTAGGCAGGCCGCAATATGGCAACAACAGGGGCACTTTATTAAATTAGCGATAAACCTCTCTGCTGTTCAACTGAAAGATTCGGCAATTGAAGCATATATAAAGAGCACACTAGAGAAGCACCACATCGAACCACGCTACCTTGAAGTTGAAATAACAGAAACAGGGGTGATGGAAAACCTATCCAATGCGGTCGAGACTCTCAATAAAATAAAGCAGTATGGTGTTTCAACAGCCATTGATGACTTTGGTACAGGCTACTCGTCCCTTAGCTACCTAAAGAAGTTACCAATTGATAAAGTTAAGATCGATAAGCAATTTGTTCATGATTTGTTAATCGACGAAGATGACACCAGCATTGTGAATGCGGTCATTCAACTAAGTAAAAGTTTGCATCTTAGCGTCATTGCCGAAGGCGTTGAGACCAAAGAGCAAGAGGCCTATCTGGTCAGTCGCGGCTGCGATATGGGGCAAGGATACTTTTATAGCCGCCCCGTCGCAGCCGAAGAATTTCTTTCGTATCTACTAGAATACACAAGGAATCCACCGCAGATAGGTTAA
- a CDS encoding MBL fold metallo-hydrolase: MQATTLYNENHRWIMFGRDPGKPEKIIDTNQFLITSGDQSILLDPGGIELFAPMLAATLKYVPIENITHLFASHQDPDIISSLGLWDQVLPNAKLHCPWLWEGFVRHFGMNNIEYAPIRDQGETIRVGNIDLQLIPAHYLHSSGNFNVYDPVAKILFSGDIGAALEPPEAPFEIENFNDQIDKMQLFHQRWMPSNRAKQDWIRRVRKLDIEMMVPQHGRIFRGENVGKFLDWFEALEVGLAVQ, from the coding sequence ATGCAGGCAACAACGCTCTACAATGAAAACCACCGCTGGATAATGTTTGGCCGAGACCCGGGGAAGCCCGAAAAAATCATTGATACTAACCAGTTTCTCATCACCTCGGGCGACCAATCTATTCTGCTAGATCCAGGTGGAATCGAACTATTTGCACCTATGCTTGCTGCTACACTTAAATATGTCCCCATTGAGAACATCACTCACCTCTTTGCCTCACACCAAGACCCAGACATCATATCTTCTCTCGGTCTTTGGGATCAGGTTTTACCCAATGCAAAACTCCACTGTCCGTGGCTGTGGGAAGGGTTCGTTCGACACTTCGGCATGAATAATATCGAATATGCGCCTATACGAGATCAAGGAGAAACCATTCGAGTAGGTAATATCGATCTACAACTGATCCCGGCCCACTACCTGCACTCCTCTGGCAATTTTAATGTCTACGACCCTGTCGCCAAAATTCTCTTCTCAGGAGATATAGGCGCTGCGCTCGAGCCGCCAGAAGCACCTTTTGAGATAGAAAATTTTAACGACCAAATTGATAAAATGCAGCTATTTCATCAACGTTGGATGCCCTCTAACCGCGCCAAACAAGACTGGATACGCAGGGTTAGAAAACTGGATATAGAAATGATGGTGCCGCAACACGGTAGAATCTTCCGCGGTGAAAACGTAGGTAAGTTTCTAGATTGGTTTGAAGCGTTGGAGGTAGGATTAGCAGTGCAGTAA
- a CDS encoding 5-(carboxyamino)imidazole ribonucleotide synthase, translated as MKVGILGAGQLGRMLAIAGYPLEMSFSFYDTSGSPSVGFGDILVDKGGSGAKLEEFLNKVDVVTYEFEHLPLELTQKIEKLKPLYPSSKSIEVCQNRAKEKALFTELGIPTAEYRVATSAEELAEAAAELGCPVVAKSVTEGYDGKGQAVLRDVADAEQAWSSINHDAVIVESFINFSRELSIIAARSTTGEVAFYPLAENNHHDGILRYSIAPAPKVSTELQQQAESHIKALINDLDHVGILTLELFETPEGLIANEMAPRVHNSGHWSIEGAASSQFENHLRAIAGLPLGNTAANKPTCMINIIAEKGDKEAILKLPYAHLHLYGKEERTGRKLGHVTVQADSYEELVWRVKNVATFLPGSPEFISSIS; from the coding sequence ATGAAAGTAGGCATATTGGGTGCAGGTCAGTTAGGGCGAATGCTTGCAATAGCAGGCTACCCCCTAGAGATGTCATTTAGTTTTTACGATACCAGTGGCTCCCCAAGCGTTGGTTTTGGTGATATTTTAGTTGATAAAGGCGGTTCTGGTGCCAAACTGGAAGAGTTTCTCAATAAAGTTGATGTTGTAACCTATGAGTTTGAGCATCTACCTCTGGAGCTCACTCAAAAAATAGAGAAACTAAAACCGTTATATCCTTCATCTAAATCTATTGAAGTGTGCCAAAACAGAGCCAAAGAGAAAGCCCTGTTTACTGAACTCGGCATTCCAACCGCTGAATATCGGGTTGCCACTAGTGCGGAAGAGCTTGCTGAAGCCGCTGCGGAGCTGGGCTGTCCTGTTGTCGCTAAGTCTGTCACGGAAGGTTATGACGGAAAAGGTCAGGCAGTATTGAGAGATGTAGCGGATGCTGAGCAAGCATGGAGTTCAATTAATCACGACGCGGTCATCGTTGAATCGTTTATTAATTTCTCTCGTGAGTTATCTATTATTGCTGCACGTTCGACTACCGGTGAAGTAGCTTTTTACCCTCTTGCAGAGAATAATCATCATGATGGTATTCTTCGCTACTCAATCGCACCCGCACCAAAGGTTTCGACAGAACTGCAACAACAAGCCGAAAGCCATATTAAAGCGCTGATTAACGATTTAGATCACGTTGGCATCCTAACGCTTGAGCTTTTTGAAACCCCTGAAGGCCTGATAGCAAACGAAATGGCTCCAAGAGTTCATAACTCAGGACACTGGTCAATTGAAGGCGCAGCCAGCAGTCAATTTGAGAACCATCTTAGAGCAATAGCAGGCCTGCCGTTAGGTAATACTGCAGCCAACAAGCCTACATGTATGATCAACATCATCGCAGAAAAGGGCGATAAAGAAGCCATACTCAAACTACCATATGCTCACCTTCATCTTTATGGCAAAGAAGAGCGTACAGGTAGAAAGCTTGGCCATGTCACGGTCCAGGCAGACAGCTATGAAGAACTCGTATGGAGGGTTAAAAATGTGGCCACATTTTTACCTGGTAGCCCAGAGTTCATATCATCCATTAGCTAG
- a CDS encoding DUF2846 domain-containing protein produces MLKRILQLALVAFIGASQTGCLYMAFEKHGGAFLVRVTGEQFVHIPNDQWDSSNNALVYFYRPDSRWASEEIDAPSVFIDDHRYVSLRANGFTWLEMAPGPKQITMRRPIGLLLGFEGLGSFSLSKIVDAEFNLEAGKVYYFRYSEIEAPSQPNPDLDPEDALAQGDMQLVSREVAIQEIVKTRFLENEPPFAKNSAGTSIVEQNKEDAYEKEKARLEAAHEEELAQLKLDGHWKSTKWYWPFGGGPTKRTEADIQLQELEKEREEYLVALAEKEEKAKKPRWWWPFGNKQQDDQAQLKRESEEQVQVVSAVGYSQ; encoded by the coding sequence ATGTTAAAAAGAATATTGCAGTTAGCGCTTGTTGCCTTCATTGGGGCTTCTCAAACAGGGTGTTTGTACATGGCATTTGAGAAGCATGGTGGTGCTTTCTTGGTGCGGGTTACAGGCGAACAGTTCGTTCATATTCCCAATGACCAGTGGGACTCGTCCAATAATGCATTGGTTTATTTTTATCGACCAGATAGCCGTTGGGCGTCTGAAGAGATTGATGCGCCCAGTGTTTTTATTGATGATCACCGCTATGTAAGCCTTCGAGCTAACGGATTTACATGGTTAGAGATGGCTCCGGGTCCTAAGCAGATAACAATGAGAAGGCCTATCGGTTTATTGTTGGGCTTTGAGGGTCTTGGTAGTTTTTCTTTAAGTAAAATTGTCGATGCTGAGTTTAATTTAGAAGCCGGTAAAGTCTATTACTTCAGATATTCTGAAATTGAAGCTCCTTCGCAACCAAACCCAGACCTAGACCCTGAAGATGCACTGGCACAAGGGGATATGCAGTTAGTTTCTCGAGAGGTGGCGATTCAAGAGATTGTCAAAACTCGTTTTCTTGAAAATGAGCCCCCTTTTGCTAAAAACTCAGCTGGCACATCGATTGTAGAGCAGAACAAAGAAGACGCTTATGAAAAAGAGAAAGCCAGACTTGAAGCAGCGCACGAAGAGGAGCTAGCGCAACTTAAACTTGATGGGCACTGGAAGAGCACTAAATGGTACTGGCCGTTTGGTGGAGGTCCTACCAAGCGCACTGAAGCGGATATTCAGCTTCAGGAGCTAGAAAAGGAGCGAGAAGAGTATCTAGTGGCTTTAGCTGAAAAGGAAGAAAAAGCTAAAAAACCACGATGGTGGTGGCCTTTTGGCAATAAACAACAAGATGATCAAGCGCAACTGAAGAGAGAGTCAGAAGAGCAGGTTCAGGTTGTGTCTGCCGTTGGATACAGCCAATAG
- the sodB gene encoding superoxide dismutase [Fe] has translation MAFELPALPYAQDALAPHISAETLEYHHGKHHKTYVDKLNGMVPGTEFEGKTLEEIIKSSSGPVFNNAAQIWNHTFYWNCLSPNGGGAPTGAVADAINAAFGSFEEFQAQLNDKAVNNFGASWTWLVKNADGSLEIVNTSNAGTPMTEGQTALLTVDLWEHAYYIDYRNARPAYLTAFWNLVNWDFVAQNLAA, from the coding sequence ATGGCTTTTGAACTACCTGCACTACCTTACGCACAAGATGCATTAGCACCTCACATCTCAGCAGAGACGTTAGAGTATCACCACGGCAAACACCACAAGACTTATGTTGATAAGCTAAACGGTATGGTTCCTGGTACTGAGTTCGAAGGAAAGACTCTAGAAGAGATTATTAAGTCTTCAAGTGGCCCTGTATTCAACAACGCTGCACAGATCTGGAACCACACTTTTTACTGGAACTGCCTAAGCCCTAACGGTGGCGGTGCACCAACAGGCGCTGTAGCTGACGCAATTAACGCTGCATTTGGTTCTTTCGAAGAGTTCCAAGCGCAATTAAACGATAAAGCCGTTAACAACTTTGGCGCTAGCTGGACTTGGTTAGTTAAGAACGCTGATGGTTCTTTAGAGATCGTAAACACTAGCAATGCTGGTACACCAATGACTGAAGGCCAGACTGCACTACTCACTGTAGATCTATGGGAGCACGCTTACTACATAGATTACCGTAATGCTCGTCCTGCATACTTAACGGCATTTTGGAACCTTGTAAACTGGGATTTTGTTGCTCAAAACCTAGCAGCATAA
- a CDS encoding acyl-CoA dehydrogenase family protein — protein MKESLSAESLLQRLIEKPPAIRAGGESIVEWYHQLRLNSDLSVSDDLDALTGGFYANSVGQAFVYGYEVAIQRLTGLDTKEQLAAFCVTENKSTHPQSMQVSLIEEGDKLLLSGKKDFVTLASDTKWLLVAAKFGILDSGRNQIKLIKVDASLPGVNIKILPPLPFIPEVGHGVVTFDSVSIDQRDLFLGDGYGDYVKLFRWIEDINVFISLSGYLLKIALVYQWPLASRVEIISILTSLLGMLSAGANEPIAHIAFYDQVARLERWLEQYDDAWQSVDVAVSAAWKRDRGLLKIASYARSARYKKALSRLALV, from the coding sequence ATGAAAGAGTCTCTATCAGCTGAGAGTTTACTTCAGCGCTTAATCGAGAAGCCCCCTGCTATAAGGGCGGGTGGTGAGTCTATTGTGGAGTGGTATCATCAGCTTAGGCTTAATAGTGACCTCTCTGTATCAGATGATCTTGATGCGCTGACAGGTGGCTTCTATGCCAATAGTGTAGGCCAGGCGTTTGTTTATGGCTACGAAGTGGCAATCCAGCGTCTAACGGGGCTGGATACGAAAGAGCAGTTAGCTGCTTTTTGTGTTACCGAAAATAAAAGTACTCATCCGCAATCTATGCAAGTCTCATTGATAGAAGAGGGTGATAAGCTGCTATTAAGTGGAAAAAAGGACTTTGTAACACTGGCTAGCGACACCAAATGGTTGCTGGTTGCGGCAAAGTTTGGGATTTTGGACTCTGGCCGTAATCAAATAAAGTTGATAAAAGTTGATGCTTCTCTGCCGGGAGTAAATATTAAAATACTGCCACCATTGCCATTTATTCCCGAAGTGGGACATGGTGTTGTAACGTTTGACTCCGTATCGATTGATCAACGTGATCTTTTTTTAGGCGATGGTTACGGTGATTATGTTAAGCTGTTTCGTTGGATTGAAGATATTAATGTGTTTATTTCTCTGTCTGGGTATTTGCTAAAAATAGCGCTAGTTTATCAGTGGCCTTTAGCATCAAGAGTAGAGATTATTTCAATATTGACATCGCTGCTAGGGATGCTGTCAGCGGGGGCGAATGAACCTATCGCTCATATAGCTTTTTATGACCAAGTCGCTCGGCTAGAGCGTTGGCTTGAACAGTATGATGATGCCTGGCAATCAGTAGATGTGGCAGTATCAGCAGCTTGGAAAAGAGATCGAGGGCTGTTAAAAATTGCTAGCTACGCTCGGTCGGCCAGGTATAAAAAGGCGCTGAGTCGTTTGGCGCTTGTGTAA
- the purE gene encoding 5-(carboxyamino)imidazole ribonucleotide mutase: MQPLVGLIMGSKSDWPTMEHAATMLEKLGIAYEAKVVSAHRTPDLLFDYAKSAESKGIQVIIAGAGGAAHLPGMVASQTSLPVLGVPVQSRTLNGVDSLLSIAQMPGGVAVGTLAIGKAGATNAGLLAGQILALQSADIKKAVDDFRANQTQTILDNPDPRGESERAAK; the protein is encoded by the coding sequence ATGCAACCACTTGTTGGCCTAATCATGGGTTCTAAGTCAGACTGGCCCACTATGGAACACGCCGCTACAATGCTTGAAAAACTTGGCATTGCTTACGAAGCCAAGGTTGTTTCTGCACACCGTACACCAGACTTATTGTTTGATTATGCAAAAAGTGCTGAGTCTAAAGGTATTCAAGTGATCATCGCAGGTGCAGGCGGCGCTGCTCACCTGCCAGGAATGGTGGCTTCCCAAACATCATTGCCCGTGCTCGGGGTGCCTGTTCAATCGAGAACGCTAAATGGCGTTGACTCGCTGTTATCAATTGCACAAATGCCGGGAGGAGTAGCCGTTGGGACACTCGCCATTGGTAAAGCTGGAGCGACCAATGCAGGCCTATTAGCAGGTCAGATATTGGCATTACAGAGTGCCGACATCAAAAAAGCAGTTGATGATTTTAGAGCCAATCAAACGCAAACAATCCTAGATAATCCAGACCCTAGAGGCGAATCTGAGAGAGCGGCAAAATGA